GTCCGCGAGACCGCCACGGGCGCAGTTGACCAGGTAGGCGCCGGTCCGCATCTTCGAGATCGTATCGGCATTGATGATGTTGCGCGTCTTGTCGGTCAGGGGCGTATGCAGGGTGATGACGTCGGAGCGGGCGAAGAGATCGTCCAGCTCCACCTTTTCAACACCGAGTGAAACGGCGCGTTCCGGCGTCAGGAACGGGTCGAAGGCGACGACCTTCATCTTGAGGCCGATTGCCCGGTCCGCGACGATCGATCCGATGTTGCCGCAGCCGACAAGACCGAGCGTCTTGCCGGTGAGCTCACGCCCCATGAAACGGGATTTCTCCCACTTTCCAGCCTGCGTGGAGGCATCGGCCGCCGGGATCTGACGCGCCACGGCCATCATCATCGAGATCGCATGTTCGGCGGTCGTGATGGCATTGCCGAACGGGGTGTTCATCACGATGATCCCGCGGGCCGTCGCCTTGGATATGTCGACATTGTCGACACCGATGCCGGCGCGGCCAACGACCTTGAGATTGTCGGCGGCAGCGATGATCTTTTCGGTCACCTTGGTTGCGGACCGGATCGCCAGTCCGTCATACTGACCGATGATCTCCAGCAGCTTTTCCTTGTCCTTGCCGACGTCCGGCAGGAAATCGACATCCAGGCCACGATCCCTGAAGATCTGTACGGCAGCGGGTGAAAGCTTGTCGGAAATAAGTACCTTGGGAGCCATGTTGACGTCTCCTTGAATGCAGATGGCGACCGGGCAGAGCGCCGCCCGGATGGTGTGTCATGTATGGAGACGTGCTCAGGCTGCCTGAGACAGGTTTGCTTTTTCGCTCGCATGCGCCCAGTCGAGCCATGCGGTCAACGCCGTCAGATCGGAAGTTTCTATCGTCGCCCCTGCCCAAATCCTGAGGCCTGAGGGAGCATCGCGGTACGCGCCGATATCGAAGGCGACCCCTTCCCGGTCGAGACAGGCCGCAACCGCCTTGGCAAAGGCCGCTTGTCCCTGGTCATCGAGAGCGAGAATGTCGGGGTCGGTGATCTTCAGGCACACCGAGGTGTTGGAGAGCGTCGCCGGGTCGCAAGCCAGGAAATCCGCCCAGCCGGACTGCTGCACCCAATCAGCCAGAACCTCGAGGTTGGCATCGGCCCGGCCCCTCAACGCGGACAGCCCGCCGATGCCATCGGCCCAGTTCAGCGCATCGATGTAGTCCTCGACGCAGAGCATCGACGGTGTGTTGATCGTTTCGCCTTTGAACACGCCCTCGATCAGCTTTCCGCCTTTCGTCAGGCGGAAAATTTTCGGCATTGGCCAGGCCGGCGTATAGGTTTCAAGGCGCTCCACAGCGCGCGGGCTCAGGATCAGAACGCCGTGCGCGGCCTCCCCGCCCAGCACTTTCTGCCAGGAGAATGTCACCACATCGAGCTTGTCGAACGGCAGCTCCTGTGCAAACGCGGCAGACGTGGCGTCGCAGATCGTCAGCCCTTGCCTGTCCGCGGGAATCCAGTCCCCGTCCGGCACGCGAACGCCTGAGGTGGTGCCGTTCCAGGTGAAGACCACATCCTTGGAAAAATCGACGGCCGCAAGGTCGGGCAGCTCGCCATAGGCAGCCTCCAGAACCCTTGCGTCCTCAAGTTTGAGTTGCTTGACCACATCAGTGACCCAGCCCTTGCCGAAGCTTTCCCAGGCCAGCATCTCGACACCGCGGGCGCCAAGCATCGACCACAGCGCCATTTCGACCGCACCGGTATCCGATGCGGGCACGATGCCGATCCTGTAATCGTCTGGAACTTCCAGTACCTTGCGGGTGAGGTCTATCGCTTCGGCGAGTTTCGCCTTGCCGGGCTTGGCCCGGTGCGAACGCCCGAGCGGCGCATCGGCAAGACCGTCCAGCGACCAGCCGGGTCGCTTGGAGCAGGGTCCGGATGAAAAATGGGGATTGGCCGGACGCACGTCCGGCTTTACGGCAAGCTCTGTCATATCTGTCTACCCTCGCAGATAGTTGCCCCTCGTTGGGGAGGGGTGTCCCACCTGCGGAAATAGACCGTTCAGCTGCCCGGGTCAATTCACTTCCCGGTCAAACGCAAAATGGCCGGTCTGTCAGACCGGCCATTCCAGGTTCGAAGCGATCCTGATCAGAAGTTGCTGCTGATCGGACCCTTGTCGTAAATGATCGGCGCCGGAGCATGGGTCGTGTTGAAAGTGTAGCGGGCACCGAGACGGAACTCGTGTGCGGCCAGATCCTCATACTCGATGCGCGAAGTCTGCCCGGCGGTGGTGAAGGTCTTGGACTGTGCGTCGCCGATATTCAGGTAACGGTAACCGCCATCGATAGCGAAGTTCTGCGTGATGTCGTAGCTGGCACCTGCCATCAACGCCCAGGCAAAATTCCACTTGCCATCACTCTCATAGGTACCGGTCGAACCGTCCGGGTTGCTGAAATTGATATCGCTTGTCGAAACGTAGGACGCGCCGATGCCGGCACCGACATAGGGTGTGAACCGGTTCCAGGTGGCGATATCGACATAACCGTTGATCATGAACGTCCAGACGTCGATGTCCGCCTTCTCGACCGAGTATCCGGGCGATCCGCACACGCTGCTACAATCGGCCTTGGAGCTGACTTCGGTCGGGAATTCGTAGTCGATCGTCAAATCCGTACGGAAGTGGTTGTTCCACTTGTAACCGACACCGGCGCCGATCATGAAGGTCCCGTCCATTTCCTCGTCGAAGAAATCGATGGTCCCGTATTTGATGTCTGGTGCCTGATAGATCTTGTAGCCGATATCACCGCGCAGATACCAGCCGCCGACAGCAGGCACTTCCGGGATATGTTCAATGACCGGAGTCGGCAGATCCGCGGCAAAACCAGTTGTGGAAAGCGCGACTGCAAAGCCGGTCAAAGACAAACGCTTGAAAAATGATCTCATGTCCTCGTCCTCTTCCAGTGAGCGTCCGCTTTACGATTGCCGGACACATCAAACTTGAAAGCATAGTGACGCGAATTCATTAAAGGTGGCTTAACCCTGTTCTTTAACCGTGAATTTTTACCTTAACAAAAACTTAACCCCGCAAGAAAACGCGGCAACGAGCTGCGCCACTCCGCTGCATCTCCCGCGATCAACTTGTTCCGGCAGGGTTTTTCTTCAGGCGGCGGCTGTCGCGACAACGCCCGCAATGTCATTGACGACCTCTTTGACGAGATCGGCATCATCCCCTTCCGCCATGACGCGGATGAGAGGTTCGGTACCGGAGGCCCGGATCACCAGCCGGCCCGAGGTTCCCAGCCGTGCTTCGCCGTCCTCGATGGCAGTGCGGACCCGCTCCTGTTCCAGGGGCTTGCCGCTGCTGTAGCGGACGTTCTTGAGGATCTGCGGAACGGGTTCGAAACGCCGGCAGACCTGGGAAACGGGCTTGTCCTGGTCCTTGACACAGGCCAGCACCTGAAGCGCGGCGATCAGTCCGTCTCCGGTGGTTGCGAAATCCGACAACACGATATGGCCCGACTGTTCGCCGCCGACATTGAACCCGTTGGCACGCATGTGTTCGACGACATATCTGTCGCCGACCCTGGTGCGCGCAAGGTCAAGACCGATGCTGCCCAGATAGCGCTCCAGTCCGAGGTTGGACATCACGGTCGCCACGATGCCCGAACCGGAAAGCCGCTCGTTCGCCTGCCAGGATTGCGCGACAACCGCCATCAGCTGATCGCCGTCCACTTCCTGGCCGTTTTCGTCAACGATGATGACACGGTCCGCGTCGCCGTCGAGCGCAATGCCGATATCGGCGCGCACCTCGTGAACCTTTTTCGAGAGCGCATCGGTTGATGTCGAACCGCATTCCTTGTTGATGTTGAACCCGTCCGGTGCCACGCCCATGGAGATAACGTCCGCACCCAGTTCCCACAGGGCTTCGGGCGCCACCTTGTAGGCAGCCCCGTTGGCACAGTCGATCACGACCCTCAGACCCTCCAGGCTCATTTCCCGGGGCAGGGTTCTCTTGGCGAATTCGATGTAGCGTTGCTGCGCGCCGTCGATCCGCCTTGCCCGCCCGAGGTCTCCCGGTCCGGCAAGGGTCGACGTGAGATCACTCTCGATGAGGTCCTCGATCTTCCGCTCGATCTCGTCGCTCAGCTTGAAACCGTCCGGACCGAAGAACTTGATCCCGTTGTCATGATAGGCGTTGTGCGACGCTGAAATCATCACACCCAGGTCGGTTCTGAGCGACCTGGTCAGCATTGCGACGGCGGGGGTCGGCATCGGACCCAGAAGAAACACATCCATTCCAACCGATGTGAAACCGGCAACCAGGGCCGTTTCAAGCATATATCCCGACAAACGGGTATCCTTGCCGATGACAACGCGGTGCCGGTGGCGTCCGTTCTTGAAGACAAGGCCTGCCGCCATGCCGACCTTCAAGGCCATTTCGGCGGTCATGGGGTAGGAATTGGCCTGTCCACGAATGCCGTCGGTGCCGAAAAACTTGCGCATCTGTCATGCCTATCTGAAAACGTCGTCTGCGCCCTTTTATCGCAAAAGGAAGCGGGCGTTCTTCAAAATATGTGAGCAAATATTACTATTCACTGACGATCCACAACCGCGCTCAAAATAAAACTGCCCGGCAATGCCGGGCAGTCGCAGTCTCTTGTTTCAGGCAGCACGGCCTCAGGACGGTTGAGGCTCCATGCCGCCGCTCGGCTCGTCTCCGCCGCGCTTTGCGCCTGCGGTCGGAACCGCGGAGGAGCGCCCGATCGGCTGATCGTCGTCCGTGTCACGCACCGGCGGTTTGCCGTCGAGCAGATCCTTGATCTCGTCGCCCGACAGGGTCTCGTATTCCAGAAGGCCCTTGGCGATCGTGTGAAGCTGGTCTTCGTGATCGCGCAGGATCTTGTTCGCGGTTTCATAGCCCTGATTGACGAAGGACTTGATCTCCGCGTCGACGATCTTCTGGGTTTCGTCCGACACGCTCTGGTTCTTCGCAACGGAGTGCCCCAGGAACACCTCTTCCTGGTTTTCGCCGTAGAGAAGCGGACCGAGTTTGTCGGACATGCCGAACTGGGTGGCCATGGCGCGGGCGAGCTTCGTCGCCATCTGGATGTCGCCCGACGCTCCCGAGGTGACCTTTTCGTAGCCGAAGATCATTTCTTCCGCGACGCGTCCACCCATGGCGACAGCGAGATCAGCCTTGCACTTGGCGCGTGTCAGGGAAACTTGGTCCTTCTCCGGCAGCCGCATCACCATACCGAGCGCACGTCCGCGCGGAATGATGGTCGCCTTGTGGATCGGGTCCGACGCTTCCTGGTGCAGCGCGACCAGCGCATGGCCGGCCTCGTGATAAGCCGTCAGTTTCTTCTCTTCCTCGGTCATGACGAGCGTACGGCGTTCCGCGCCCATCATCACCTTGTCCTTGGCATCCTCGAACTCCGACATCGTGACGAGACGCTTGGAGCGGCGCGCCGCCAGAAGAGCGGCCTCGTTCACGAGGTTCATGAGATCCGCACCGGAGAAACCCGGGGTGCCGCGTGCAAGCGTCTTGACATCGACGTCCGGAGCAAGCGGCACTTTCCGCATATGGACCTTGAGGATCTTCTCGCGTCCCGTGATATCCGGGTTCGGCACGACAATCTGACGGTCGAAACGGCCGGGACGCAGCAGTGCCGGATCCAGAACGTCCGGACGGTTGGTCGCGGCGATGATGATGATGCCTTCATTCGGCTCGAAGCCGTCCATCTCGACCAGCAACTGGTTGAGCGTCTGTTCGCGCTCGTCGTTGCCGCCGCCAAGACCGGCACCGCGGTGACGGCCGACCGCGTCGATTTCGTCGATGAAGATGATGCAGGGCGCGTTCTTCTTCGCCTGCTCGAACATGTCGCGCACACGCGAGGCACCGACACCGACGAACATCTCGACGAAGTCCGAGCCGGAAATCGTGAAGAACGGAACGTTGGCTTCCCCTGCGACCGCGCGCGCGGTCAGCGTTTTACCGGTTCCCGGAGGACCGACAAGCAGCACACCGCGCGGAATACGGCCGCCAAGCCGCTGGAATTTCTGCGGATCGCGCAGGAATTCGACGATCTCCTGAAGGTCTTCCTTGGCTTCGTCGATGCCGGCGACGTCTTCGAAGGTCACGCGTCCGTGCGCTTCGGTCAGAAGCTTGGCCTTGGATTTGCCGAAGCCCATCGCCTTGCCGCCGGATCCCTGCATCTGGCGCATCACGAAGATCCAGATACCCAGGATGATCAGCATCGGCAGCCACGAGAACAGTGCGCCAAGAAGCGGTGAATTCTCTGCAGGCGGGTTGGCCTTGATCAAGACGCCCTTGCCGCGCAGCTCGTCCACATATTGCGCTCCGTCCGGCGCATAAGTCTGGAACGCGCCACCGCTGTTGTACAACCCGGTGATTTTCTGTTCCTGGATCGTGACCGACCTGACTTCACCATTGTCGACCTGTCTCATGAAGTCGGAATAGGCGATGTCATTCGTGGCACCCTGCTGCGCAGGGCTTTGAAACAGCTGGAACAATGCGATCAACAAAAGGGCAATGATGACCCAAAGAGCAAAGTTGCGAAAATGTGCGTTCATTTCGTTCCCTTAACCGCCCAACGCGACTTACTGCACGCGGTTACATTTCTCTAAGAGCGAAGATAGGTCGCCCAAGGCCCGCTGCCAAGGCGGTGCGCCATAATGCGCATATGCGCTGACTAATTTATTAAGCCCGGACCTCTATCAGAAGTTCGTGAAGAGGAAAACCGCAGAATTCTCTTCACAGGTCTCCTTGACTGTCCCTGCCGTCGAGTAATTTACCCCGTATTGGCAGTCTCTCCAAATCCAAGCTGCAGCTATGGTTATTTTCAACAGTGCCCGCTTTTAGGGAGACCGACTGCTCCAGGAGCTGTCCCTGCGCGGTCCAGACGGCGGGTGAACACTCGAAAGCCGACTTAGGCCATCCCTGTGGCCAGATAATGTCTTTGGAACTGACGGGAGCATGCATCAGCGGTCCGAGCCGAAGTCCGATGCCCCGCGCCTCCCCATGACCGGCGCCGGGCACAGCGTATCGATATCGATGATCCCACAGACCGGTGCCGTCTGGGTCCGACAGCGTTTCCGGCGGGAACCGCCCCGGTTCGCGCCAGCTCCACACAAAATTGTCCCCTGCCTCGAACATCGCGCCGCAAAGCGTCTGCCGGCCGGGCGCAGCGGAACAGAACAGGTCGTCAAGGGTTTCTAGCTGCCTGAGGCGCGGCTCCGGCCGGCGTCCTGTTACGATCCCAACCATGTCCGTCAACAACCGCAGGCGCAGATCCTCCGGCTGCTTCCTGTAGGCGGCACGGTTCAGACGCGCAGGCCCGGCAGGATGATGTTCCAGAAGTCTGGACGCGATGTCCTGCACTGCGCTGTCGAGCGCCACACGGGCCCGGCGCATCCGGCCCGCGGTTTCAGCAAGCCGGTCAGCCGTCAGGCCTTCGTCTTCGAGCAGGTCCATGATCCGCCGCAGCCTGCTCCTTTTGTATTTC
This region of uncultured Roseibium sp. genomic DNA includes:
- the tilS gene encoding tRNA lysidine(34) synthetase TilS; amino-acid sequence: MHNVPDKGGEPGGLSADEADALFSRLNSFSNLALAVSGGADSLCLLVLFDEWRQRNRWDGRAEVLVVDHGLRPESAAEARFVRDAARQHRLEVSILCWEGTKPGSNVQDAARRARYALMARRIADTGAEALLLGHHMDDQAETFLDRLTRGSGVSGLSAMAIDEPGGPEGLRLLRPFLGVRKNRLEASLRERGRSWCHDPTNDDRKYKRSRLRRIMDLLEDEGLTADRLAETAGRMRRARVALDSAVQDIASRLLEHHPAGPARLNRAAYRKQPEDLRLRLLTDMVGIVTGRRPEPRLRQLETLDDLFCSAAPGRQTLCGAMFEAGDNFVWSWREPGRFPPETLSDPDGTGLWDHRYRYAVPGAGHGEARGIGLRLGPLMHAPVSSKDIIWPQGWPKSAFECSPAVWTAQGQLLEQSVSLKAGTVENNHSCSLDLERLPIRGKLLDGRDSQGDL
- a CDS encoding outer membrane protein, with the protein product MRSFFKRLSLTGFAVALSTTGFAADLPTPVIEHIPEVPAVGGWYLRGDIGYKIYQAPDIKYGTIDFFDEEMDGTFMIGAGVGYKWNNHFRTDLTIDYEFPTEVSSKADCSSVCGSPGYSVEKADIDVWTFMINGYVDIATWNRFTPYVGAGIGASYVSTSDINFSNPDGSTGTYESDGKWNFAWALMAGASYDITQNFAIDGGYRYLNIGDAQSKTFTTAGQTSRIEYEDLAAHEFRLGARYTFNTTHAPAPIIYDKGPISSNF
- the ftsH gene encoding ATP-dependent zinc metalloprotease FtsH, producing the protein MNAHFRNFALWVIIALLLIALFQLFQSPAQQGATNDIAYSDFMRQVDNGEVRSVTIQEQKITGLYNSGGAFQTYAPDGAQYVDELRGKGVLIKANPPAENSPLLGALFSWLPMLIILGIWIFVMRQMQGSGGKAMGFGKSKAKLLTEAHGRVTFEDVAGIDEAKEDLQEIVEFLRDPQKFQRLGGRIPRGVLLVGPPGTGKTLTARAVAGEANVPFFTISGSDFVEMFVGVGASRVRDMFEQAKKNAPCIIFIDEIDAVGRHRGAGLGGGNDEREQTLNQLLVEMDGFEPNEGIIIIAATNRPDVLDPALLRPGRFDRQIVVPNPDITGREKILKVHMRKVPLAPDVDVKTLARGTPGFSGADLMNLVNEAALLAARRSKRLVTMSEFEDAKDKVMMGAERRTLVMTEEEKKLTAYHEAGHALVALHQEASDPIHKATIIPRGRALGMVMRLPEKDQVSLTRAKCKADLAVAMGGRVAEEMIFGYEKVTSGASGDIQMATKLARAMATQFGMSDKLGPLLYGENQEEVFLGHSVAKNQSVSDETQKIVDAEIKSFVNQGYETANKILRDHEDQLHTIAKGLLEYETLSGDEIKDLLDGKPPVRDTDDDQPIGRSSAVPTAGAKRGGDEPSGGMEPQPS
- the glmM gene encoding phosphoglucosamine mutase, with amino-acid sequence MRKFFGTDGIRGQANSYPMTAEMALKVGMAAGLVFKNGRHRHRVVIGKDTRLSGYMLETALVAGFTSVGMDVFLLGPMPTPAVAMLTRSLRTDLGVMISASHNAYHDNGIKFFGPDGFKLSDEIERKIEDLIESDLTSTLAGPGDLGRARRIDGAQQRYIEFAKRTLPREMSLEGLRVVIDCANGAAYKVAPEALWELGADVISMGVAPDGFNINKECGSTSTDALSKKVHEVRADIGIALDGDADRVIIVDENGQEVDGDQLMAVVAQSWQANERLSGSGIVATVMSNLGLERYLGSIGLDLARTRVGDRYVVEHMRANGFNVGGEQSGHIVLSDFATTGDGLIAALQVLACVKDQDKPVSQVCRRFEPVPQILKNVRYSSGKPLEQERVRTAIEDGEARLGTSGRLVIRASGTEPLIRVMAEGDDADLVKEVVNDIAGVVATAAA
- a CDS encoding phosphoserine transaminase; amino-acid sequence: MTELAVKPDVRPANPHFSSGPCSKRPGWSLDGLADAPLGRSHRAKPGKAKLAEAIDLTRKVLEVPDDYRIGIVPASDTGAVEMALWSMLGARGVEMLAWESFGKGWVTDVVKQLKLEDARVLEAAYGELPDLAAVDFSKDVVFTWNGTTSGVRVPDGDWIPADRQGLTICDATSAAFAQELPFDKLDVVTFSWQKVLGGEAAHGVLILSPRAVERLETYTPAWPMPKIFRLTKGGKLIEGVFKGETINTPSMLCVEDYIDALNWADGIGGLSALRGRADANLEVLADWVQQSGWADFLACDPATLSNTSVCLKITDPDILALDDQGQAAFAKAVAACLDREGVAFDIGAYRDAPSGLRIWAGATIETSDLTALTAWLDWAHASEKANLSQAA